The following DNA comes from Henckelia pumila isolate YLH828 unplaced genomic scaffold, ASM3356847v2 CTG_461:::fragment_3, whole genome shotgun sequence.
tactcaaaagacaccaatcaaatatcattggttatgccgaTACTGGATATTTAtatgatccacataaggcacgttctcaAATCGGATATgcatttactcgtggaggcaccgcgatttcttggcgttcacagaaacaaacactcgtaacaacttcatcaaatcacgctgagattattgcgctacatgaagcaagtcgtgaatgtgtttggctaaaaccaatgacacaacatatataaatttcttgtggattatcagtagaccaGAAGCCTGTAATgttgtatgaagataatgctgcatgtattgctcaaatgaaagaaggatacatcaaaagtgacagaactaaacatattcccccaaagttctttgcctacactcaagaacttgagaagaacaaagatattgatatctgttacattcaatcaagtgagaactcatcagatctttTCACAAAGGCATTTCATACGACAATATttagaaagcatatatataacattgggatgcgcaatctacgaaatatgtgaagaatcacttgtGTTAACATGATGGGGAGTTTGCGTGGCTGCATCTTTTTTTcttgctatggtttttatcccactgggtttttcctagtaaggtttttaacgaggcaatacaaaaacacgtaataaagacagtcatcatatcacgatcatcgtcacaagggggagtgttgaaaatatgttattattattataataataataattattattatttaaagttgaatgttgaatgttgaatattgagttgtaaaatatgaaaaattagtgtgtgatgatgtagatgatgatgtattaatatTTGGACTAATTTtcaaatgagatctataaatatgtctctccatttgtgtagaaaaatacaattgagttgagaaaaaaaatattataaagtgtagagtttgatatattttgagttttggagtttttactttttaccataaatttttactttttcataaCAATATTTGCAGTATTAAGATAATATAGCATATGTATATAAATTTGAGGGAGAAAGGACATATAAATGAACAaattatgaaatgaaataagaCTACTTGATttgaaatctatagatttcgattatatttttattatttacaatAAAATGATATACCAGATCTTAAATCCACATTTTACTTACACCTTAGTAAAACAAAGTATAAAGGATTTCAAATGACATTGTTACCGTgtaaatttgaaatatatctTAATTAACATGACATAATATAGAAACACGTCAGACGTAGATTTGAAGTTTATGATATAAATTCgctaaaaaacaaaaatatatttgaaatttatggatctGAAAACGCAactaatattaatttattaatactTTCTTTTTGGTATTATTGTTTTTTGTATTTGTGGGCTATTGATGGGCCTTCGAACCAAGTGCCTGTCATCTGGGTTTGGGCCGTAACTGACTTTCATCAAAACCTTATTGTTCCTGGCCTATTTCTATAGCTTACCAGCAGACGCAGCGTCTCTCTCCCAAGCTCGCTCAGCTCTCCGGCAATGGCGGCTGCTGCTTCTACGAAGagaatcgaagaagaagctgttCGAAAGGCAGTGAAAGCTCTCCATAAATGGAAGAATCTGCAACTAAAATCGCAGCACGATTCCGaacatgaagaagaagaagaagaaaccgATGATTTCATGTACCTATCCATGACCCTGAAACAAGTCCCACCTGAAACCCTAACTCGCACACCTCATATAATCCGTCTTCGCCACTCTCTTTTCGGGAACGATGGATCTTCCCCATTGAACACATGCCTCATAATCGACGGGAAGAGAATCACTTCCGAAGCTGCCCACAAGATTTTGGAATCTCAAGGAATACCTATTTTACCACAGGTTATCAAGCTCTCGAAGCTCAAATCTGATTACAAATCTTTTGATTCCAAGAAAAAGCTTTACGATTCATTCGATGTGTTTTTCGCGGTAAAGGGTGTGATCCCTTTACTTCCTAAAGTGTTAGGAAGGGTGTTCtacaagaaaaagaagaagattcCTGTGCCAGTAGATTTGAGAGTTGATGGTGATTGGAAGGAGGAGTTGGAGAAGGCATTTGCTTCTACTTTACTGTTTTTGAGTGGTGGAACTTGCAGTGCCGTTAGAGTTGGGAGATGGGGTGTCATGGAGAGTGATGAGATTGTCGAAAATGTGTTTCAGGCTATTGATGGTTTGACACAGATTGCTCCAAAGAAATGGGGTGGGATCAAATGCTTTCATCTGAAGTTTTCGGACTCGGTGGCGCTGCCTATTTACGAGCGTCAGCCTGCCAATGATAAGGTAGGTGTAGTTGTTGGGAATAAGAGCAAGAGAGGTGGATTGCTTCAAGCATCTGGCAGAAAGAGTTCGAATCAGGGATGTTGATTATTGTTGGAAAGATTGTCGAGGATGGAATGGTTTACTGGAGGAGTATCCGATCCATTTTGACTAGAAGTTATCATCTAAGCTTGGACTTTAACATGGAATCTCCACACAACTTGGTTTTGGTGTCTAAAGCTAAGATCTTGATGATGGTTTAACTCGATTGCATCCCTGATCTAGCATTTTAGATTGCTAGCGAATTTTGATCTGATTACATATTTTGATGTCTCCTTATGTGTGGTTTGTGTTCCTGTTGTTTTGTTCAATTGATTTTGGGTAACTGTTACTTTGGTTAAGAGTTGAGTTTCTTGAAGGACAATGAACATTCTTTTGTTAACTCTATATGGTTGAAATGATCCATTACTTGATAAAAACCACTTTCAATGGTATTACAAGTTCAGGGTTTATCTTGACGTTTATTGTATTGGATGGTGAATCGAATTTGGCATGAAAAGGGAACATATGCTTAACTGAGTTAATACTTTGTTATTCCCATAATCGGCTTTGCTACAATGCGTGGATCACAACCATTGAGATCATGCAATATGGAGGGATTTGAAGTCCTTGAGTTGTAAATTCCTATTTATCCTTTGTTGAGAACTTGAACTTTCTCCAGAATCTGATGTGGTGTTAAAACACACACTCTCCCGTGTCATAAATGGTGAAATCGAACAAGTGACGACCATTGATTCGAATGTCGAAAAGTTGCTTTAGTCGTTGGAATATTTCATCTAGGCAAACCAGTTTCTATCCTCCCTAATGAAAATTCGTTGCCCTTCCCCCTCGAACAGTTTCGTTCAGATTTGGTTATTCACTCACCAACCCATACAAGCTATTTTTGTGACTTGTGAGACTGCCACGAGCATATGCATAGACCATAGGGCATGAAATAAAATGAGacaaattttatgaattttttcctTGTTGATTACAAATATTTGACCCTAACAACTaatttgattgatcaataataattaataatatatttctttatgatcaataataattaataatatatttctcTGTCCCCAAAAACGAACCAGTTTCTCTATAATATACAAGATTTTAGAATGGAATATAGTGTAAACTTGTATTGATGAATGGAACTACTCCTGTGGAGAAAAGTCACTGTCGCATTGGATGACCATCACAGTTGAACTACTTATACCATGCATTTTCTGATGAATGTCACGAAGTGTTATTTGCCATCTCTTTCACCATAGTCTTGACAAACAGTTCCCCAGCTCTGTACGAAGATCGAACCTGCAAACAGAGCCGAATCCAAACAAAAAATTATAGCCCCGAATTCTGTCAATCAAGCTTGAGTACACGACTCTCACATATTCAAGAAACTCGAAAAGTAAATACGAATATTAGAGAAGTTTCACCATGGGTCCACTGGCTACGTAGCGGAAACCGATAGACTCGCCATAATCCTTCCAGAAAGCAAATTTTTCAGGGGTCACATACTCTTTTACAGTAAGATGCAAAGGAGTCGGCTGCATGTAATAGATGGAAACAAGTCAACTAATATTATTACAACCTGCAAGCTTGAAGCAATTAAAAACCTTTACTTGCTTCATCCAAGAAAATAACTGACTGAGTCTGAGGTAAAAAGAACAGGAAAAATATTGGTTTTTCCTCCTTTAGGGGATCAGATTCTTCATCAGAGAATACAATTGCAAGGCCAAATGAAAATGATGATATtgtaaaattctcaaattaaaaggTGTTGGAAATGATATTGTTGGATGGGAATAGGAAATTATTACAAAAAATTGGACACGTTAATTCAATTCCAAAAGCTCATTGTCATAAAAGCACAATTCGTATAAACTCACTCACCTGTAAATACTGTCCTAGGGTCAGAATGTCAACGTCTATGGCCCTTAAATCAGCCATGGTTTCCTTCAGCTCGTCATCAGTTTCGCCAAGTCCCAACATGATAGATGATTTTGTTATCATCCCTTTCTTGCTAGTCTTAGCATGCTTCAGAACAGATAAACTTTGCTCATAGCTGTATGAAGGAACCAAACGGTATTCAAGAAGCTTGAAGGTAAAAGCCCGAAGGTAAAAACTTTGACTCTCTCCTCCATGTACcaggttttttaaaaacaaaaaggtAACTAAAAACCAAACATTCagataattatatgaaaatcaGCAGGTTTATAAGAGTGGCACGACAATAAAGCAACTGATGCAAGAAGGAAAAACAAGATGAGCtagaaaataaatacacaataagAAAAACAGAGTACTCCAGATTGTGCAAGGCGGAAAATGACGGCATATGCTTCTTGTAAATATGGATCGACAaactttattttattgaatttgttCCATGTCCAACTAATATCAGAGGTAATTCATGCGCGTGACATTTTTATTAAGTTCGATTTGATTCTTAAGTGAAGGATGTCTGCTACGTGGAAACTGTTCCAGCCCCTCAATGACTTCTGAAAAACAACCATGAAAGTTTTCCAACAAAAAGCTAATTGAAACAAGAGCCTTAATTAAATACGGAAGATTTCCTGTCAGCACAAGCACTAGGCCATACATGGGAAAGAGATTTAGTTGATACCTTCAACAAATAAAAGTCATTATAGATATTCTAGTACTCCCCGAGTGATTAAACAGCACAGGCCTAAAATAATTGGAACTGTTACAATGAGCAGCACTCCAATCACTGAACAACTTACCCAGCCCTAGGATCTCTAACAATGCGCTGCAGTCGTTTTACAGTTTCAACATTGTGAGCATAAACATCTAAGCCTGAGTGAACTAGAGTGGAGACAGCCTTTAAGTCACCTCGGAAATCTGAAGTTAAACACTCGACCATGATCTCAGGTTTCAGTCTCTGCCAACAGAAGATTATAATACATCAGATGAGGCAACTACCATCATCGTGGCACAGACATAACTTTGTCCATGCTTGAGTTTTGGACAATAATACTCCAAATCTTTTCAAGGAGTAAAAGATGCATTTAAGCACACATACATTTTGAAAAATATGCGGTGCATCTCAGACTGGACAGAAAAGAAATCAACTGTCAAGAATAATAAATAACCTTCATGGCTTTGACTGTTTCAGCAAAGTGACCGCTGCCACCGTCTGGTATATCATCACGGTCCACACTGGTCAGGACAATATAATCCACACTGCAAAAAGTAAATGAAAGTAAACAATCGAAGATACACCGCCATTATCTTTCCTCTTGGACAGTAATTTCATCCAAGTCACTGCTTTAATGATTGATTATTCTAACGTTCTTGCATGTTGCACATTCTATGGATTCTGCTCTCAAGGGAGACAAGCAAACAGAGAAGTCACAGATATATCAACAGATTATTGGACTTAATCAGAAACTCTTGATTGTGCAATGTTTCAGGTTTGATTTATCTGTCACAGATTAGGTATTTCAGCCTACACAAAAGTTTTTTACTCTCGCCACAGCCCACAACAACCTGAAAGCTCCTCTTTCTTTCCGAAAATGACTATACAGAACCCCCGCCATTTGTAAGTAATAAGCTTATATTGCACCCGTGCTTAAGATTTTCTTGATTATCATGGAGCTCATCTTGTAGTGTGTCCAAAATTAACTCACATAATCAGCTACCAAATTTAACGCAATTCTCAAATCATAAGAATGAACAAAAAGAAGAACCACAAAGGAAATGGCAAACTCTACCCCCAGCTGGCAATAGCCTCCGCAGTGTTGTAAGGCTCCATCGGATCAGGCGGGGCAGGGTTCCTACTAGTCTTCACAGCACAAAACCGGCAGCCGCGAGTACAAGTGTCACCTAGCAACATAATCGTAGCGGTGGCAATGCCATCGCCGCCACCATTCCAGCATTCCCCGATATTGGGACACTGAGCTTCCTCACAGACGGTGTTTAATTTGAGTCTGGACAGAGATTCCTTCACCTCCTCGTACTTCTCCCCCTGCGGCGCCTTCTGCCTCAGCCATTCGGGCTTCTTCACATTCGGGTCTCTTCCAGTGTGAAGGGTC
Coding sequences within:
- the LOC140872230 gene encoding uncharacterized protein produces the protein MAAAASTKRIEEEAVRKAVKALHKWKNLQLKSQHDSEHEEEEEETDDFMYLSMTLKQVPPETLTRTPHIIRLRHSLFGNDGSSPLNTCLIIDGKRITSEAAHKILESQGIPILPQVIKLSKLKSDYKSFDSKKKLYDSFDVFFAVKGVIPLLPKVLGRVFYKKKKKIPVPVDLRVDGDWKEELEKAFASTLLFLSGGTCSAVRVGRWGVMESDEIVENVFQAIDGLTQIAPKKWGGIKCFHLKFSDSVALPIYERQPANDKVGVVVGNKSKRGGLLQASGRKSSNQGC
- the LOC140871845 gene encoding lipoyl synthase, chloroplastic, which codes for MMHQCIFKTPSSPLFTFKTVHHHSTKPKSHNSTIRCESQVESMPKSMTLHTGRDPNVKKPEWLRQKAPQGEKYEEVKESLSRLKLNTVCEEAQCPNIGECWNGGGDGIATATIMLLGDTCTRGCRFCAVKTSRNPAPPDPMEPYNTAEAIASWGVDYIVLTSVDRDDIPDGGSGHFAETVKAMKRLKPEIMVECLTSDFRGDLKAVSTLVHSGLDVYAHNVETVKRLQRIVRDPRAGYEQSLSVLKHAKTSKKGMITKSSIMLGLGETDDELKETMADLRAIDVDILTLGQYLQPTPLHLTVKEYVTPEKFAFWKDYGESIGFRYVASGPMVRSSYRAGELFVKTMVKEMANNTS